The region TCGACCAGCCTGCGGTACTCCCCGGCGCTGGTCTCGACCGCGGCCCACTCGTCCTCGTGGGAGCCCAGGCGGTTGACCATCGGGTTGAGGCCGCGTCCGGCGATCTGTCTCGCGCGCGAAACGGCTCCCTCCGGCGTTTCTCCGGCGACGAACTGGTTCGCTATCGGCGGAATCACGGCGTGTCCTGCAACGTCTGTCACTAAACGCTGTGGGGGTGGCGTGCGCGACCGGTGGGCGGTCGTCAGCGGCCGGTCCCCGTCGACTGGTAACTACCCTGCAACCGACTGGTCGCTTCTTGTGACGTACTATCATACGCGTCGATGTTGGCACCTCCGACGAGGGATCACATGCAGTTAGCACTCATCGCAGTCGGGCAGGCGGGGGGAAAGATCGTCGACGAGTTCCTGGCCTACGAGCAGCGGGCCGACGCCGACTTCATCACGGCCGCGACGGCGATCAACACGGCCCGGTCGGACCTGCAGGGACTCCAGTACGTCCCGGAGGACAACCGCGTCCTCATCGGCCAGTCCCGTGTCGGCGGCCACGGCGTCGGCGCGGACAACGAACTCGGCGCGGAGATCGCCGCCGAGGAGTCGACCGAGGTCGTCGCGGCGACCGACGGCGTCCCGGTCAGCCACATCGACGCGTTCCTCGTCGTCGCCGCGCTCGGCGGCGGCACCGGGAGCGGCGCGGGACCGGTCATCGCCAAGGAACTCCAGCGCGTGTACTCGACGCCCGTCTACGGGCTGGGCGTCCTCCCGGCGACCGACGAGGGCGGCATCTACACGCTGAACGCCGCCCGGTCGTTTCAGACGTTCGTCCGCGAGGTCGACAACCTCCTCGTGTTCGACAACGACGCCTGGCGGCAGTCCGGCGAGACGCTGACCGCCGGCTACGACGCGATCAACGAGGAGATCGCCCGCCGCTTCGGCGTGCTGTTCTCGGCCGGCGAGACGGCCGGCGACGAGACCGTCGCCGAGAGCGTCGTCGACGCCAGCGAGATCGTCAACACCCTGGAGGCAAGCGGCGTCTCCGCCGTCGGCTACGCCTCCGAGGAACTCGCTCCCCAGGAGGAGGGCGGCCTGCTGTCGCGCTTCACCGGCGGCTCGTCGTCCGAACCGGACCCGAGCGAAGCGACGAACCGGATCACGAGCCTCGTCCGCAAGGCGACGCTCGGCCGGCTGACCCTGCCCTGCGACGTCGAGAGCGCCGAGCGATCGCTGACGGTCGTCGCCGGCCCGCCCGCCCAGCTCAGCCGCAAGGGGATCGAGGAGGGCCGCCGCTGGCTGGAGGAGGAGACCGGCTCGATGGAGGTCCGCGGCGGCGACTACCCGACCGGTTCGGACTCGGTCGCCGCGGCGGTCCTGCTCTCGGGGGTCACCGAGGTCCCGCGGATCAAGAAGCTCCAGATCATCGCCAACGAGACCCAGGACAACATCGAGGGGCAGCGCACGGGCGAGGAGAAAGCGGAGGAACAGCTGATCGGCGAGCAGGGCGAGGACCTCGACCCCCTGTTCTGACGTGTGCCGGCGACGCCCCGGCACGGCCCAACCGAGCACTGGCGAGTCGCTCCGCTCCCCGTCGTCGTTCGCCGAAAAGCGCCGAGGAGGAGATTTGAACCACGCGGTCGGCGACGCCGTCCTCTACTTCGAATCTCCAGCTGTCGTTTCGGCGAACGGGCGAGTCGCTCCGCTCCTCGCCGTTGTTCGCCGAAAAGCGCCGAGGAGGAGATTTGAACTCCTGAGTCCTTACGGACAGTTGCTCTCGAAGCAACCGCCTTGGCCAGGCTAGGCTACCTCGGCTCTACTCATCCGTTCATCGCTTGCGACTTTATGGATTTCGGTTCCGGCGCGCCGGCCGCCGCGGTCCGTCGATCATTACAAATAAACGGACCCCGTCCGGACGGCAACCATGGAAGTCCCCGATGCGAACGAGGAAGCACAGGCGATCCTCGACACGGTCGGCAACGCCGTCATCGCCGACCGCGAGTTCCTCGAAACGGTACTGCTGGGCGTCATGGCCCGCGGCCACGTCCTCCTCGAAGACGTCCCCGGCACCGGCAAGACCCTCACCGCGCGGTCGTTCGCGACGGCCTTCGGCCTCTCGTTTAGCCGCGTGCAGTTCACGCCGGACCTCCTGCCGGCCGACGTGACCGGCACGCACGTGTTCAACGAGGACACCGGCGAGTTCTCGTTCAACGAGGGTCCGATCTTCGCCAACATCGTGCTGGCCGACGAGATCAACCGCGCGCCGCCGAAAACGCAGGCGGCGCTGCTGGAGGCGATGGAGGAGGGACAGGTCACCGTCGACGGCGACACCCACGACCTCCCCGACCCCTTCTTCGTCATCGCCACGCAGAACCCCGTCGAGCAGGAGGGGACGTTCCCGCTCCCCGAGGCGCAGGTCGACCGCTTCATGGTCAAGACCAGCCTCGGCTACCCCGACCTCGACGGCGAAGTCGAACTGCTCCAGCGGCGGCGCGCCCGGGACACGCAGAGCCCGTCGGCCGAGCGCGTGCTGACCGACGAGGCGGTCAAACAGCTTCGGTCGGTGCCCGAGTCCGTGCGCGTCGAGGACGAACTGCTGGAGTACGTCGCCAAGGTCGCCCGCGCGACCCGCGAGGACCGCCGCGTCGAGGTCGGCGTCTCGCCGCGCGGGACCCAGCGGCTGTTCGAGACGGCCCGCGCCGAGGCCGTGCTGGCCGGCCGAGAGTACGTCACGCCCGACGACATCAAGCGCGTCGCCGAGCCGGTGCTGGCCCACCGCCTCGTGCTGACGCCGGACGCGACGGTCAACGACGTGTCGAAGCGAGCGGTCGTCGAGAGCGTCCTCGACGAGGTGCCGGTGCCGACGCTGGAGTAACACCGGACGGCAGTCGCACCCGTCTCAGGTGCGCAGCAGCGAGGTCAGCGCGACGACACCGAGCAGGAGCAGGACCAGCGCCGACAGCGGCTGACCGCCGCCGGACACCCGGTAGAGCCCGTAGCTCACGACCGTGACGACCACGCCGACGCCGACGCTACCGGCGGCGTGGGCCAGTTCCGCCCGGCTCGTGTCCGCTTCCCGACCGACCTGCTCGCCGAGACCGATGGCGTTGTCCAGCAGGTCCCAGGCGACGACCGCCCCGCCGGCGATGACCACGACGACCGCGTCCGGGGCGCTCAGGAACCCGGCGACCATCGCGGCGAGAAACAGGAGGACGCCGGTCAGCGCCGCCGCCCGCCGCCACCCGGCGAACGTCGTCACGGTCGCGGTGACGATCGCGAGCGCGGCGAAGGGGGTGGCGTACAGCGAGAACAGCCCGACAACCGCCGTACAGAGGCTCGCGACGACGACCGCCGCGACCCCGCTGTGAACCGGCGGACGCCGGTCTATCTCCGCCGTCATTGTGACCACCGTTTCCCGGCGCGGGCGAGCGCCGCCTCGGTGCTCATATCAGCGGGCAGTTCGGCCACTCTGATGCCGGCCTCCCGGAGGCCGGTGATCCGGGCGGCGCGCTCGGCTCCAAACAGCCGGTTGCCCGCCGTCTCCGTCGACGACGGGTCGGGGCTGAGGACCGTGACGAGGTGGCCGTGGGCGTCGAGCAGGCGAGCCAGCCGGACCACCTGGTCGTCGGCGAGCGGCGAGAACAGGATCACCTGCGCGTCGTCGGGGAAGCGCTTGCGGAGCCGTCGCAACCGGACCGAGAAGTAGAACGGCTCGTCGGGCACCTCGGGCGAGAGCGCGTCGTTCGAGGTGAACAGGTCCTGTGCCCTCGCACGGTGGTCGGTGCCCAGCCCCGGCGGGAGCCACACCTCCGTCGGGCCGAAGGCGGCGACGCCGACGCGGTTCCCCTCGTCGAGCAGCGCCGGGAACACGGATGTCGCGGCCGTCATCCCACGGTCCACAGCGTGGGGGCTGTCGTCGTCCGGGCGGACGTACGCCTCCTCACGCACGTCGAGCAGGAGGACGACCGTCGCCGACCGCTCCTTGCGGAACCGGAGCGTCGCCATCTCGCCGGTGCGGGCGTGGCGGTTCCAGTCGATCCGCGAGAGCGAGTCGCCTTTCCGGTACTCCCGGGTGGAGTGGAACTCGATCCCCTCGCCGCCCTCGTCGGTTTCGACCCGGCCGGCGTGGCGCGTCGTCAGCGCGCGGAGCGCGACGTCCGACACCGGGTCGAACGACGGCTGACACGAGACCACGTCGTCGGTCGGGATCCGGCTCCGTCGCTCGACCGCCCCGCTCATTCCCCGCGCGATGGCCAGGAGGTGGTCGAACTCGTGGGTGCCGCGGCTCGCGAGGACGGTGTACTCGAACGACGCCGACTCCCCGGGGCGCAGGGCCGTCCCCAGCCGGGGCACGCCGTCGACGACCCCGAGCGTCCCCGGAACGCCGTCCACGATCCGGAGGCTTGGGAGCGTCGACGACCCGGCGTTCGTGACGGTCACCGAGACGGTCACCTCGTCGCCGGGGTCCGGGTCGCGGTCGGCGATCCGTCGCGTCACGTCGAGCGACACCGCCGGCGCGCTGCCGGCCCTGGCGTAGGCTGCGTAAGCGACGCCGACGACGGCGGCGAGCAACAGCGACGGGCGTGAGAGGACGATCCCGAAACCGCCGGCAACGAAGGCGATTGCGCTGACGCCACGCCAGCGACGTGTCGGCATGGTGTCGGTCTCGACGGACCTGGTCTCCGTCCCCGCTGTCGTCTCGCTCTCCGACTCGTCGTCGCTCGCCACGGTCGCGTCCCCGTCGGCGGCACGGCTCGCGGCTGCCGTCATTCCGCGTCCACCCCCTGGAGGTCGGCGATCGCGTGTGCGGCCCGCCGGGCGCGTCTGTCGAACGCCGGTTCCATGGAGAGCGTATCCCTGATCTTCGACCACACCGTTGCACTCTCCGGGTCCCCGTCGGAGAACAGCGCGGCGGCGACCGGGTCGTCGGTCCACGTTCCCGCTTCGAGCGCATCGTGTGCGGCCGCCTCCGAACAGTCCTCGGCGTAGGTGATCGCGTCGATGGCCGCCTCCTCCAGCCGGGTCGCGACCCGGTGTCTCCGGGCGGCCCAGTGTTTGCCCCGCCGGGCGGTTATCGCCTCGTCGAAGTCGTCGCCCGGCGTCGGCAGTGGCTGTTGTGTCTCCGGGTCCGGCGTCTCGAACTCCCGAACCGACGTTCGCCGGCGGGCCCTCACGACGCGGTACCCCTGCAACAGCGCCAGGATCCCGATGACTGTCACCAGGCTCTGGGTCGCGTCGATCCCCGCCGCGACCGCCGGGACGAACATCGCGAGGAAGCCGGCGACGGCCGCGAGTATCCCGACCGCCCCCACGATCTGGCGGAGGCGGCTCATGGCGCACCTCCGTCGGCGTCGTCAGCGTCCGCGTACTCGTCCTCGATCCGCCTGAGCGCGGCGACGGCCCGTCGCTCGCGGTCCTCGGTCGGTGTCGCGCCGCCGTACCGGACCTCCTCGAACAGCCGCGTCAGTTCGCCGACCTCGCCCTCTGACATCCCGGCGTCGACGGCCGCGTCGGCGAACTCCGACGGCGTGCTCGACTCGGGCCGGTCGACGTCCAGATGCTCGGTCATCTCGCGCCAGGCGCGGTACACCTCGTTTTCCACGTCGACGTCGTCCTCGATCCGGTCGGCCGCCCGGCCGGCGGCCCGGCCGATCGCCTGCCGCTGCTCGGCCGGCGTCTCGGCCTCGTCGTCCGGATCCTCCTCGTCGTCCCCCGTATCGCTGTACAGGTACAGGCCGACGACGGCGACCGCCGCGACGCCGAGCACGAGCATGACGAGGGCGGTCGGCAAGGTCGGGTCGGTCATGCTGCCGCCGCCGCTACCCAGCGGCCCACTCGACCCGTTCCCCTCACCTGGCCCCGACCCCGACGTGATGTTCATCGGGGTGGCGTTCCCTCCCTGAAAATCGATCCCACAGCCGGCCGTGAGCAGGAGCACGAGTATCAGTAGCGGAAGCCCGGCCGCGAACGTCATCCCGAACGCGGTCAGCCCGCCGTATCGGGTGTAGAAGAACACGGCGATGGCGGCCAGGATCGCGGCCAAAGCCAGATACGGTCCCGGGCCCGAGAAGAGCTGAATACAGGGAGGGATCGGTACCCCGCCAGTGGTGTTGGGCTGCTGGCTTTCGTCACCGAGGCCGCCTCCCTGGGAGGGGTTATCGGTCGGCATCGGATTGATACCGCCACCTCCCCCGCCGGTGTCGACGGGAGAGGTGAGCGTGGACGCCGCCAGCGTGATGGCGAGCACGCAGACGATGCCGATCAGGACAGGGCGGAGGGCATCTCTATCCACAGGCGGTCTTGCATCATTGCTCACTTATGCTTTCCGTATCGGCGGGACGTGTCAGGAAAGAAGTGTACCGCGTGGGTGTCGCCGGGTCGACGGCCGAACGCACGCTATGCCAGTTCGGTCAGCGCGAGCAGGATCGACGGCGCGACCAGCAACACGACGCCGACGACCAGCAGCACCGCTGGCAGGACGAGCAGTCCCGAGTCCGTCAGGAGCCACAGCCCCAGGCCGGCCAGGACTGCGAGCACCCCGAGAAGCCGGAGGATCCAGGCGATCGCTTGTTCAAGCCCCGAGTCGACGACCAGTTCGACGACTTCGAGTGCTTCGTCCATGCTCGGCCGGGATATCTCGCGCTTGCCGTATATGTTCTGTGGGTCGCGGTTCGGCGCTCGTTCGGACGGCGACGGCGATCCTGAATTTCCACACAGAACTGAGATAATTCCTTGATTCTATTCCTCTATCAAAGCTTAAATACAAAGCGGAGCCACACCTCGGGCGTGTCCGACTCACCCACGCTCGAACTGGCGACGGAGGCCGAACGGACCCGCGACGGGGCCGGCGGCGCGGTGCCGCCGCCGCTCCCGCCGGACGACCCGGAAGCGTGGTACGCACCCGACGTGCAGGCCCAGTACGAACTCCGCCCGGACGTGGTTGCGACGGTCCGGGAGGCGGACGACGCGTTCGCGTACGACGTGCGCGAACCGCGCCTCTCGGCCGCGGACTGGCACGCCGTCCGGTCGGTCGTCGACCACTTCGAGAGCGCCACGCTCCGCCGGCCGCTCACCCGGGAGGGAACCGCCGAGCGCATGCGGGAGGGGTTCGCGCCGAAGTACCGGCGCGCCATCGACCGGCTGACCGACGGCACCGCGGCCGCCCGCCGCCGGGTCGGGTACGTCGCCCTCCGGGACGTGCGCTGTCTCGGCGACCTGACGCCGCTGGCGCTCGACGACGACATCGAGGTGGCCGACACCGCAGGCGACCGACTGGTCGTCCACACGGCCGACTACGCGCCGGCCGAGACCGACCTACCCGCGGACCCCGAGTTCATCGAGCGCTTCGTCAGCGAGCGCGTCGACACGTACACCGTCCCGTTCCGAGGGTTCGAGATACCCGTCGTCCTCTACCGCGAGCACCTGCTCGGCAACGACGCGTTCACGACGAAGTACGCCGTCGTCGAACCGGACCTCCTGCCGGGCGACGAGGCGCTGGTCGAGGAGTGCAAGGAGCGCGTCTGGGAGGCGAACGTCGGCGAAGTGATCGACGGTGCCCCGGCGGGGGACGGGGATGCCCGCGAGGCGTTCATCCGTAACCGGGCGTCGAAGTACCTCTCGCGGCAGCTCACGGCCCGGAACACCCGGGCGTGGCTCGACGCCGCCACGTACCGCACGAAGGCGGCCCTCGCGGAGTACGGCGTCGGCGTCCCGCCGGTCGACGACCGCTACGCCGAAGACCGGCTGTCGGACCTGGTGTACTACGTCCTGCGGGACTTCGTGGGGCAGGGCAAGCTGACGGTGCCCGTCCGCGACCCCAACCTGGAGGACATCGAGGCCAACCGCGTCGGCGAGCGCGTCAAGGTGGTTCCGCGCAGCGGCGTCGACGACGGGAGCCGGGTCCCGACGAACCTCGTCTTCGAGGACGAGCGGGAGTTCGTCAACGTCGTCACGCAGCTGGCGGCCGCGGACGGCACCGAACTCAACGCCAGCAACCCCAGCGCGAAGGTGAACCTGCGCCCCGCCGGCGTCGACGACGACGTGACGATCCGATGTGCCGTCGCGCTGCCGGTGATCAGCGAGGACGGCCCGCACGTCTCGATCCGCAAGCAAGCGCCCGACGCGATGACGCCGGTCGACCTCGTGGAGCGCGATAGCCTCCCGACGGAACTGGTGGCGCTGCTGTGGATGCTGTACGAGCACCACTGCGTCGTGCTGTTCTCCGGTCCGACGGGCGTCGGCAAGACGACGCTGATGAACGCGCACATGCCGTTCATTCCCTTCGAGGACCGCCCGATCAGCATCGACGAGGGGTCCCGGGAGGTTCGCCTCCCCCACGAGACCGGCGTCTCGCTGACGACGCGTGACCACGAGGACGAGTTCAAGCAGGTGTCGATGGCCGACCTGATGACCGAGTGCAACTACCTCAACCCCGACGTGGAGGTGATCGCGGAGATCAACACGCCCGAGAGCTTCGAGACGTTCGCGGAGACGCTGAACACCGGCCACGGGGTCATCGGGACGACCCACGCCGAGGACGTGGAAAAGCTGGTCAACCGCGTCGTCGAGCAGGGGCTGCCGCCGTACCTGCTGACCGAGATCGACCTCGTCGTGTTCCCGAAACACGTCGGGGGCGAGCGCTACGCCGGGCAGGTCGTCGAGTTCCTGAGCGAGGAGGCGTTCGAGCGCCTCGACGGCGGCGAGGGCCGCGGGACGATAGCGAAGGGCGACACGACGGTCTGCTGGAACACGGTCGCCGAGCGCGAGAGCGACGGGTCGTTCAGCGTCGACTACGCCCACCCGGATATGCCCGGGACCGACGCGACGGCGAAACACAACGGCGTCCGCGTGTTCCACCGGCTGGCGGCCCGGACCGACCGACCGGTCGAGGCCGTCGAGGCGGAGTTCCACCGCAAACACGGCTACGTCCAGTACCTCGTCGACGAGGGCGTCCGCGACTTCGACGCCCTCTTCGACTTCCTCGCGGACCTGGAGTCCAACGAGGCGGCGACCGTCGAACGGGCGACGAGCGAGCGCGGCCCCGTCGGTGGCGAGGGATGACCGGGACGGAGCCCTCCGCACGGACGGACGTGTCGCTCCGGGGCGCGGCGCGGCCCACCGCGGCGGTCGACCGCCTGCTGTACGCCCTGTTCTCCAGACACGCCGACGGGGCGCGCCACGCTGGTGACCGCAAGCAGTACCGCGGGACGGACATGCGGGTGAGCTTCGGCGTGTACGTCGCCCGGGTGTACGGGCTCTCGTGGTTCGTGTTCCTCGTGCTCGCAGCCCTCGGCTTCGCCGGCCTGCTTGCAGTCCCGGTCGGGACGATGTCGACGGCCGTCGCCTTCGTTCACGACGGCGTCCCGGTGCTGAATCGGGTCGCGGTCGGGCCGGTGCCCCGCGTCGCCCTCGCCGCGGCCGGCGGCGTGTTCGTCGGCGGGGTCGGGAAACGCGCCACGGTCGCGCTCGGCGGCCGGTATCTCGGCTGGCTCGCCCGCTCCCGGCGGTCGAACATCGGCCGGACCCTCCCCGGCGCGGTCCGGTACCTCCACGCCCTCTCGACCGGGAGCGACAGCCCGCGGGCGATGCTCCGAAAGGTGGCGGACAACCGGAGCGCGTACGGCGACACGGCCGTCGCGTGCCGGAAGGCGCTGAACAAGGCGGCGCTCACCGGGAGCCTGAGCGAGGGGCTCCGGATCGTCGCCCGCGACACGCCCTCGCGGGACACGCTGGCCCCGTTCCTGCTGAAGTTCCGCGAACACGCCGACCAGGGGGCCGAGGAGCTGACCTCCTACCTGCGGCTGGAGAGCCGGATGCTCTCCCACCGCCAGCAGCGCGCCCGCGAGCAGGCCGAGGGGTTTCTGGAACTGCTCGCTGAGCTGTTCATCGTCCTGCTCGTCCTCCCGTCGCTGCTCGTCATCGTCCTCACCGTGATGAGCGTCCTCTCCCCCGAACTGAGCGACCCCGTGCAGACGCCGGTCGGGGAGACGACCGTCCGCGGGCTGCTGGTGTACGTGAGCGCGGGGTTCGTCCTCGCCACCGGCGCGATCGCAGCCTGGCTGGTGGGCGCGCTCAGGCCGCCCGGCCAGTCGCTCCCGGGGTATCGCCGTCCCGAGGGCGTGCTGGCGACGCTGCGCTCCGCATCGACCAACCCCGCGAGCGCGACGGTCGTTCTGGGACCGGTCGCGCTCGCCGTCGCCGGACTGCTCCGGACCGTGTCGTACGACCCGGTCAACGTCGCGCTGCTTGGTTACGCCGCGTTCGCGGTCCCGGTCGGGCTGGTCGCCGTGCGCCGGGCCCGGATCGACGACGCGAAGGACAGGGAGATCAAGGACTTCGTCCACGCGGTGTCGAGCCACGTCAGCCTCGGACGCCCGTTCTCGGAGGCCGTCGCGGTCGTCGCCCGGGACGTGGACCTCGGGGCGCTCGACGAGGACGTGGCCGACCTGGCGTTCAACGCCAACCTCACCACGTACGAGGGCGACCTCCGGACGGCGGCGCTGGACCGGTTCGTCGACCGCGTCGGGACGCCGCTGGCCGAGCAGACGATGGGGCTCGTCACCGGCGCGCTGGAGGCCGGCAGCGACGCGGAGGACGTGTTCGACACGCTCCAGACCGAGGTCGGGCGGCTCTACCACGAGAAGAAGGCGCTCCGGAACGCGATGCTCGTCTACGTCGCGGTCGGCTGGACGACGGCGCTGCTCATCGTCGGCATCGTCGTCGCGGTCGACGGCTACGTCATCGACGGGTTCGCACAGCTCTCGTCGGTGTCCGGCGTCTCGACGTTCGACCCGGACGCCATCCAGCCGGCCCGTGAGCGCCGCCGCTTCTACGTCGTCACGCAGGCGACGATGCTGGCCAGCGGCTGGTTCGCCGGCATGGCAAGTCGCGGCCGCTACGACGCTCTGCTGCACTCCGGCCTGCTCGTGCTGGTCGCGTACTTCGTGTTCGCGGGGGTGGGGATGACGTGACCCGCCGGCGTGTTACC is a window of Halostella salina DNA encoding:
- a CDS encoding tubulin/FtsZ family protein, which translates into the protein MQLALIAVGQAGGKIVDEFLAYEQRADADFITAATAINTARSDLQGLQYVPEDNRVLIGQSRVGGHGVGADNELGAEIAAEESTEVVAATDGVPVSHIDAFLVVAALGGGTGSGAGPVIAKELQRVYSTPVYGLGVLPATDEGGIYTLNAARSFQTFVREVDNLLVFDNDAWRQSGETLTAGYDAINEEIARRFGVLFSAGETAGDETVAESVVDASEIVNTLEASGVSAVGYASEELAPQEEGGLLSRFTGGSSSEPDPSEATNRITSLVRKATLGRLTLPCDVESAERSLTVVAGPPAQLSRKGIEEGRRWLEEETGSMEVRGGDYPTGSDSVAAAVLLSGVTEVPRIKKLQIIANETQDNIEGQRTGEEKAEEQLIGEQGEDLDPLF
- a CDS encoding AAA family ATPase, which codes for MEVPDANEEAQAILDTVGNAVIADREFLETVLLGVMARGHVLLEDVPGTGKTLTARSFATAFGLSFSRVQFTPDLLPADVTGTHVFNEDTGEFSFNEGPIFANIVLADEINRAPPKTQAALLEAMEEGQVTVDGDTHDLPDPFFVIATQNPVEQEGTFPLPEAQVDRFMVKTSLGYPDLDGEVELLQRRRARDTQSPSAERVLTDEAVKQLRSVPESVRVEDELLEYVAKVARATREDRRVEVGVSPRGTQRLFETARAEAVLAGREYVTPDDIKRVAEPVLAHRLVLTPDATVNDVSKRAVVESVLDEVPVPTLE
- a CDS encoding DUF7519 family protein; this encodes MTAEIDRRPPVHSGVAAVVVASLCTAVVGLFSLYATPFAALAIVTATVTTFAGWRRAAALTGVLLFLAAMVAGFLSAPDAVVVVIAGGAVVAWDLLDNAIGLGEQVGREADTSRAELAHAAGSVGVGVVVTVVSYGLYRVSGGGQPLSALVLLLLGVVALTSLLRT
- a CDS encoding DUF58 domain-containing protein, coding for MTAAASRAADGDATVASDDESESETTAGTETRSVETDTMPTRRWRGVSAIAFVAGGFGIVLSRPSLLLAAVVGVAYAAYARAGSAPAVSLDVTRRIADRDPDPGDEVTVSVTVTNAGSSTLPSLRIVDGVPGTLGVVDGVPRLGTALRPGESASFEYTVLASRGTHEFDHLLAIARGMSGAVERRSRIPTDDVVSCQPSFDPVSDVALRALTTRHAGRVETDEGGEGIEFHSTREYRKGDSLSRIDWNRHARTGEMATLRFRKERSATVVLLLDVREEAYVRPDDDSPHAVDRGMTAATSVFPALLDEGNRVGVAAFGPTEVWLPPGLGTDHRARAQDLFTSNDALSPEVPDEPFYFSVRLRRLRKRFPDDAQVILFSPLADDQVVRLARLLDAHGHLVTVLSPDPSSTETAGNRLFGAERAARITGLREAGIRVAELPADMSTEAALARAGKRWSQ
- a CDS encoding DUF7269 family protein — encoded protein: MSRLRQIVGAVGILAAVAGFLAMFVPAVAAGIDATQSLVTVIGILALLQGYRVVRARRRTSVREFETPDPETQQPLPTPGDDFDEAITARRGKHWAARRHRVATRLEEAAIDAITYAEDCSEAAAHDALEAGTWTDDPVAAALFSDGDPESATVWSKIRDTLSMEPAFDRRARRAAHAIADLQGVDAE
- a CDS encoding DUF4129 domain-containing protein; translated protein: MDRDALRPVLIGIVCVLAITLAASTLTSPVDTGGGGGGINPMPTDNPSQGGGLGDESQQPNTTGGVPIPPCIQLFSGPGPYLALAAILAAIAVFFYTRYGGLTAFGMTFAAGLPLLILVLLLTAGCGIDFQGGNATPMNITSGSGPGEGNGSSGPLGSGGGSMTDPTLPTALVMLVLGVAAVAVVGLYLYSDTGDDEEDPDDEAETPAEQRQAIGRAAGRAADRIEDDVDVENEVYRAWREMTEHLDVDRPESSTPSEFADAAVDAGMSEGEVGELTRLFEEVRYGGATPTEDRERRAVAALRRIEDEYADADDADGGAP
- a CDS encoding type II/IV secretion system ATPase subunit, with product MSDSPTLELATEAERTRDGAGGAVPPPLPPDDPEAWYAPDVQAQYELRPDVVATVREADDAFAYDVREPRLSAADWHAVRSVVDHFESATLRRPLTREGTAERMREGFAPKYRRAIDRLTDGTAAARRRVGYVALRDVRCLGDLTPLALDDDIEVADTAGDRLVVHTADYAPAETDLPADPEFIERFVSERVDTYTVPFRGFEIPVVLYREHLLGNDAFTTKYAVVEPDLLPGDEALVEECKERVWEANVGEVIDGAPAGDGDAREAFIRNRASKYLSRQLTARNTRAWLDAATYRTKAALAEYGVGVPPVDDRYAEDRLSDLVYYVLRDFVGQGKLTVPVRDPNLEDIEANRVGERVKVVPRSGVDDGSRVPTNLVFEDEREFVNVVTQLAAADGTELNASNPSAKVNLRPAGVDDDVTIRCAVALPVISEDGPHVSIRKQAPDAMTPVDLVERDSLPTELVALLWMLYEHHCVVLFSGPTGVGKTTLMNAHMPFIPFEDRPISIDEGSREVRLPHETGVSLTTRDHEDEFKQVSMADLMTECNYLNPDVEVIAEINTPESFETFAETLNTGHGVIGTTHAEDVEKLVNRVVEQGLPPYLLTEIDLVVFPKHVGGERYAGQVVEFLSEEAFERLDGGEGRGTIAKGDTTVCWNTVAERESDGSFSVDYAHPDMPGTDATAKHNGVRVFHRLAARTDRPVEAVEAEFHRKHGYVQYLVDEGVRDFDALFDFLADLESNEAATVERATSERGPVGGEG
- a CDS encoding type II secretion system F family protein, with the protein product MTGTEPSARTDVSLRGAARPTAAVDRLLYALFSRHADGARHAGDRKQYRGTDMRVSFGVYVARVYGLSWFVFLVLAALGFAGLLAVPVGTMSTAVAFVHDGVPVLNRVAVGPVPRVALAAAGGVFVGGVGKRATVALGGRYLGWLARSRRSNIGRTLPGAVRYLHALSTGSDSPRAMLRKVADNRSAYGDTAVACRKALNKAALTGSLSEGLRIVARDTPSRDTLAPFLLKFREHADQGAEELTSYLRLESRMLSHRQQRAREQAEGFLELLAELFIVLLVLPSLLVIVLTVMSVLSPELSDPVQTPVGETTVRGLLVYVSAGFVLATGAIAAWLVGALRPPGQSLPGYRRPEGVLATLRSASTNPASATVVLGPVALAVAGLLRTVSYDPVNVALLGYAAFAVPVGLVAVRRARIDDAKDREIKDFVHAVSSHVSLGRPFSEAVAVVARDVDLGALDEDVADLAFNANLTTYEGDLRTAALDRFVDRVGTPLAEQTMGLVTGALEAGSDAEDVFDTLQTEVGRLYHEKKALRNAMLVYVAVGWTTALLIVGIVVAVDGYVIDGFAQLSSVSGVSTFDPDAIQPARERRRFYVVTQATMLASGWFAGMASRGRYDALLHSGLLVLVAYFVFAGVGMT